Proteins from one Dermacentor variabilis isolate Ectoservices chromosome 1, ASM5094787v1, whole genome shotgun sequence genomic window:
- the LOC142580546 gene encoding PCNA-interacting partner-like — MVEDEKVGPYFLWTAYDPCVQDAVFEYVKAEAGPNSQVHILRTESLSDELSTCTLFGFLVSALRKRKAFPNWRTTVLTIPEHYQALHLCTARAKQRSGKFDALASEVMYADILYKKHLSNQHIPVESEYVQEYLDFLAHSNTLNNWQVLKAFRDALEKDSTLAVQAAKSVYLVHGPITTAFTKECIEVLFQGRKVRRIVTEAPLDISVNEDYDVKDVSVKAEVSDVPEPDASTVEKLDSNTAEYTVRIVNAFLRILVNSRDELALATAMASPVIQLPHDAFTELKRLSLEKKSPMCQTAVSYVVRARLGGDSYAAPEDCPLKPYICKLAAFVDVLHKLQTAVEEDPTDVAIANILSTLARRIRTASGHGLVWETVVRCKAELVQLAQMFQKQGTENMDGANDGTLGIDTLCVLRRLSDFLSTRRVTCSPVSVIYNLNTNSTPLNIPHLLEYFKTPEPESEDDEYDVPLTKRLSEKFEREGAPQLTAVLRAVSDNKKESSIHKLPDEASSSLLAHKEEPNMSQMKARKKDLASQAKPSAPRKAAKRNILSDINSVSKKQRASSKFVCKDQARITSFFCKA; from the coding sequence ATGGTCGAGGACGAGAAAGTCGGCCCTTACTTCCTATGGACAGCATATGATCCGTGTGTTCAAGATGCAGTCTTTGAATACGTTAAAGCAGAAGCAGGACCTAATAGTCAAGTACATATCTTGAGAACAGAATCGCTTTCCGACGAGCTAAGCACCTGTACCCTTTTTGGATTTCTCGTCAGTGCTCTTCGTAAGCGCAAGGCATTTCCTAATTGGCGTACGACCGTTTTGACCATACCGGAACACTACCAGGCTCTTCACTTGTGCACAGCGCGTGCAAAACAGAGGTCAGGCAAGTTTGATGCCCTCGCAAGCGAAGTGATGTACGCAGACATCCTCTACAAAAAGCACCTttcaaaccaacacatacccgtTGAATCAGAATATGTGCAAGAGTACCTCGACTTTCTCGCGCACAGTAACACTTTGAACAACTGGCAAGTGTTGAAAGCGTTCAGAGACGCCCTCGAAAAGGACAGCACCCTTGCAGTGCAAGCTGCCAAATCAGTTTACTTGGTGCACGGACCTATCACGACGGCCTTTACCAAAGAATGTATCGAGGTGCTCTTTCAGGGCAGGAAGGTGAGACGTATTGTCACCGAGGCGCCGCTCGATATCAGTGTCAACGAAGACTACGACGTCAAAGATGTTAGCGTCAAGGCGGAAGTTTCCGATGTGCCCGAGCCGGACGCTTCAACAGTCGAAAAGTTGGACTCGAACACCGCCGAATACACCGTCCGCATCGTGAATGCCTTCCTTCGCATCCTTGTGAATAGCCGAGACGAACTGGCGCTTGCTACAGCCATGGCCTCTCCCGTCATTCAGCTGCCGCACGACGCATTCACGGAGCTTAAACGTCTCTCGCTTGAGAAGAAGTCGCCAATGTGTCAGACGGCAGTCTCCTATGTGGTACGAGCAAGGCTGGGCGGTGACAGCTACGCGGCTCCGGAGGACTGTCCGCTTAAACCCTACATATGCAAGTTGGCGGCATTCGTTGACGTCTTGCACAAGCTACAAACCGCGGTCGAAGAAGATCCGACAGACGTTGCCATTGCCAACATCTTAAGCACTCTAGCGCGTCGTATCAGAACAGCAAGTGGACACGGGCTCGTCTGGGAGACGGTGGTTCGTTGCAAGGCTGAGCTGGTGCAGCTAGCACAGATGTTTCAGAAACAAGGCACAGAAAATATGGATGGCGCTAACGATGGAACGCTGGGCATTGACACACTGTGCGTCCTGCGACGCCTTTCCGACTTCCTGTCAACACGCCGCGTCACATGCAGTCCAGTGTCTGTGATCTACAACCTCAATACGAACAGTACACCACTAAATATACCACACCTGCTAGAATATTTCAAGACACCAGAGCCTGAAAGCGAGGATGACGAGTATGATGTACCCCTGACCAAGCGCCTCTCAGAGAAATTTGAACGTGAAGGAGCACCACAATTAACAGCTGTCCTTCGTGCTGTTTCAGACAACAAGAAGGAGAGCAGTATTCACAAACTGCCAGATGAAGCCTCTTCAAGCCTACTAGCTCACAAGGAAGAACCAAATATGTCACAAATGAAAGCCAGGAAGAAGGACCTCGCATCACAAGCAAAGCCTTCTGCTCCAAGGAAAGCAGCTAAGCGCAACATACTCAGCGACATAAATAGTGTCAGCAAAAAACAAAGGGCGTCAAGCAAGTTTGTCTGCAAAGATCAAGCAAGGATAACATCATTTTTCTGTAAGGCATAG